The sequence below is a genomic window from Leisingera sp. M658.
GCTTCTCTGCACGCCAGCTGATGCCGTTGCAGCAGATGCGCTGATGCGGCGGAAATACTGAGGCTTCGGCCTGAAACATGAGCGGTACTACCGTGCCAGGAGGAATTGATATGACCGACAGCCCCGTGAAAACCCGCCGTGATGGTGCCATACTGGAAGTGACACTGGACCGGCCAAAGGCAAATGCCATCGACCTTCAGACCAGCCGGGTGATGGGCGAGGTTTTCCGGGATTTCCGCGACGACCCTGACCTGCGGGTGGCGATCCTGACCGGCGGTGGAGAAAAGTTTTTCTGCCCGGGTTGGGACCTGAAAGCGGCGGCTGACGGCGATGCGGTGGATGGCGATTATGGCGTCGGCGGCTTTGGCGGCCTGCAGGAACTGCGCGACATGAACAAGCCGGTGATTGCCGCCGTGAATGGCATCGCCTGTGGCGGCGGGCTGGAGCTGGCGCTGTCAGCGGATGTGATCATCGCTGCCGATCACGCCACCTTTGCGTTGCCGGAAATCCGCTCCGGCACCGTCGCGGATGCGGCCAGTGTGAAACTGCCCAAACGCATTCCCTATCACATCGCAATGGAGCTGCTGCTTACGGGCCGTTGGTTTGACGCAGAAGAGGCCAACCGCTGGGGCCTGGTGAACGAGATCGTGACGGCGGACCAGCTGATGGACCGGGCCTGGGAGCTGGCGCGGCTGCTCGCCTCCGGCCCGCCGCTGGTCTATGCGG
It includes:
- a CDS encoding carnitinyl-CoA dehydratase, with amino-acid sequence MTDSPVKTRRDGAILEVTLDRPKANAIDLQTSRVMGEVFRDFRDDPDLRVAILTGGGEKFFCPGWDLKAAADGDAVDGDYGVGGFGGLQELRDMNKPVIAAVNGIACGGGLELALSADVIIAADHATFALPEIRSGTVADAASVKLPKRIPYHIAMELLLTGRWFDAEEANRWGLVNEIVTADQLMDRAWELARLLASGPPLVYAAIKEIVRDAEDSKFQDAMNRVTQRQLKSVDVLYGSEDNLEGARAFAEKRDPVWKGR